GCAGTGGGAGTAACCCGCCTGCTGCCGGGCAGCCGAATTGTGCTGGCAGGGGGCGCTCACCCGACGGTTCAGACGTTTTTAGCTCTGCATCGCGATGAATACTCCCTGATTGAGCGACGGGCAGTGGATCTAGGCCAGGTGCGCTCCCTAACCGTCGTTGATGCCCAAGACCGCGATCGGCTGGGACCGGTGGCAGACTGGATTGATTGGGCTGAGCAGCAGGAGATTCCGATTACCCTGTACGACCATCACACCCAAGCAACGGGGGACATTCGAGCTGATCACCGCTTGGTAGAGCCAGTAGGGGCAGCGACAACTCTGGTGGTGGAACAGCTCCAGTCTAAAAACCTGGGCCTGAGTGTGACTGAAGCAACGGTCATGGCTCTGGGCATTCATGTTGATACGGGTTCTCTTAGCTTTGAGCAGGCTACGGCTCGCGATGCGCTGGCGCTGGCTTGGTTAATGGCGCAGGGTGCTAGCCAAAGTGCGATCGCAGAATTTGTTGAACCTGGGCTCTCTCCTACCCTGCAGGCCCTACTGACCGAGGCCATGGAATCGCTCACGATCGAAACCCCTCGGGGGTTTAGGCTAGCTTCGGTGCTGCTGTCTTTGGAGAACCACGTACCTGGGCTATCGGGCCTGACCGAGCGGCTGATGTCGCTCTGCGACAGTGACTGTTTTTTGTTGGGAGCATACTATCCACTCAAAGCTGAGGAAGACAAAGCCAGAGCCAAGCTGGTGCTGATTGGACGAGTGCGGGGCCGAGCAGCGGCTTCAGCCAAGGGCCACGGCATCAACTTCAACCAGATTTTCCAGCCGTTGGGTGGGGGTGGCCATCCTACTGCTGCCGCTGTTACCCTGACCACACCAGACCCTCGGGAGGTGATGGGGCAGGCGATGGCGCAGGTGCGATCGCAAGTCCCCCAGCCCCCTAGCGCCCGAGAGCTGATGTCTTCCCCAGTGCGAACGATCCGGCCTAGCACGACGATTCAAGAGGCCCAACGCATCCTGCTGCGCTATGGCCACTCCGGGCTTTCAGTCGTCAACGCCGAAGCTGAACTGGTGGGCATTATTTCCCGCCGTGATATTGACCTAGCTTTGCACCACGGCTTTAGCCATGCTCCGGTTAAGGGATACATGACCACCAGCCCTAAAACCATTCAGCCCACCACCTCTTTGCCCCAAATCGAGCAGCTGATGGTGACCTATGACATTGGCCGTCTGCCGGTGCTGGAGGGGGAGAACCTGGTCGGCATTGTGACCCGCACCGACGTGCTGCGGCAGCTACACCAGGAGCAGCAAGAAGCCTACACCGACGAAGACGAAGCCGCCAACTGCCCCCCCTCACCCACCCGGCTGCTGTCGCCAGAGATCTTAGCCGAGCGGCTACGGCAGGCGCTCAAGCCTGATCTTTGGGATATTTTGCAAGAGATGGCCGAGGCGGCTCAGACCAAGGGTTGGCACCTGTACCTCGTGGGGGGAGCCGTGCGGGATCTGCTGCTGACACCAGCCCCACAGAGTGTTGAGCTAAAAGATCTCGATCTAGTGGTAGATGGCTACTACCAGACCGCTCAAGTCGGAGCTGGGGTAGCGCTGGCAGAGTCAATCAAGGCATCCCACCCAGAGGTAGAGCTACAAATCTACGGGCGCTTTCAAACAGCAGCCTTAGTCTGGCACAAGGATAGCCCTGGTGACCTGGCAGCTCTGATGATTGATGTGGCGACGGCCCGCACTGAGTTCTACCCCTATCCAGCGGCTAACCCTGAAGTCGAAGCCAGCTCCATCCGGCAAGACCTGTACCGCCGAGACTTTACTATCAACGCCATGGCCATTCGCCTGACTACGCCGGGAACGGGCACGCTTTTAGACTTTTTTGGCGGACTGCTTGACCTGCGTCAGGAGCGGGTGCGAGTGCTTCATGCAAACAGCTTTATCGAAGATCCAACTCGGATCTATCGGGCAGTGAGGTTTGCGGTGCGCCTCGGCTTTGCCCTCGACCCTCAAACCGAGAGCCGCATTCAGCACGCCTTAGAGAGCGGTATCTACACCCAAATGCAGCGCCAGGTAGCGCGGGTACCGGCCCTACAGGCCCGTCTGCGAAATGAGTTGGAATACATCTTAGAAGCTGATTACTGGCAGCCAGCGCTGCACTGGCTGGAGCGGCTGGGCGCACTTCAGTGCCTGCACCCAGATCTAGTGATGGACTCCCGCCTCTGGCACCAGCTGCGCCGCCTAACGCGGTGGATTGAGCACTTTGATCTAGAGCTGCAGATGCGGCCCTGGGAGCTACGGCTGCAGCTGCTGCTAGCGGCGGTGCCGCCGTCGGATCGGCGGGCCGTAGCCGAGCACCTGCAGTTGCCCCTAGCCAGCCAGCAGCGGCTCGACACGTTAGAAAATCAAGAACAAGCGTGGCTACAGTCCCTGTCTACCCGGCTCCCCCCCAGCCAGATAGTGCGACAGCTGCAAGCGGCAGACCTAGAAATGCTGCTGCTGGTCAGTGCCCGTCATTCCCGGCCCCTGGGACAGCTGATCTGGCGCTACCTGACCCAGTGGTCGAAGGTCAAACCGCTGCTCAACGGCAATCACCTCAAGGCGCTGGGCTACCGACCTGGGCCTCAGTTCCGAGAAATCCTAGAGACGCTGCTTGATGCTACTCTCGACCAGCAGATCCAAACCCGAGCGGAGGCGGAGGCTTTTCTCGCCAGCCGTTATCCCCTAGGCTGAAGGGGCTTTAGCTTCAGGGTTTGTCTAAAGACACAGACATTCCAGTCAGAATTGTCTCGGACAGGATAAAGTGGGCAGGAATAAATAGTCGTGTGCGATCGCAACGAGCCTACCCTATGACCCTTCCGGTTGGTACCGCTTTACAGAAAGGCAGCTACATAATCGACGCCTTCTGTTTTGAGGATTCTCTAGGCCCGACTTACCTAGCCACTCAGGTAAGAACTGGCCAGACCCAGCAGATCAAAATTTTAGGTGCGCGGCGACCCGATCAGATCCCAGATCAGGAGGTGCGATCGCAATTTCAGAGCTATCTTGAGCAGGTCAATGCGCTCAACCACCCCCACATTGTTCAGCCCATCACAGGTTTTGAAGAAGAGGGCGTTTTTTATCTGGTAATGGAAGCCGCCATCGGCCAACCCCTGACCGCCCGCATCACCCCCCAAACACCTTTGTCTGCCCAGACAGCGCTCCAGGTTCTACAGCAGCTCAAGCAAACCCTTGAGACCTTGAGGCCGCTGGGCTGGGCTGGGCTCACCCTGGCTCCCGATCAGCTCTGGCTGCGGCAGCGCCGGCTGCTGCTGACCGGCTTTGGCTTTCCGCCGTCTGGTTTCGAAGCAGCTGTTCCAGAAGAGGAAGTAGTTGCCCAACTAGCCCAGCTCCTATTTTTCCTGCTGACGGGTGAACTGGCAGCATCAGTTCAGGCCCCGGCAGTCCACTTGCGCCATCGGCGTCCGGGGCTGCCTGTTGGGTTTGAGGCAGCCGTGGAGCAGGGGCTGGCCCCTGCCCGAACTCCCCAAGCCACCCTTTCTCTCTCTGCCTGGATGGATCTACTGCCCCAGCTACCGGCCTCTGGAGCAAACGGGCAAACAGCCCCATTAAAGCTGCCAGAACCGGCTCAGAACCAGACAGCTGCCGGCTCCTCCCCTATCCCTGCCCTGGCTGCTGCCCCTGTGGAGGACGCAGCCTTAACAGACCCCACTCCAACGGTTCCAGCAGATGCAGCCGAGCCAATTCTAGCCGCAGCAGTAGCAGCCCCTAAACCGGTTCCAGCCGCCACTGAGTCCCCAGCTTTTGATAGAGCTCAATTTGGTAAGGCTCAAGACAACTTCGCCCCCGCTTTTTCCGGTTCACTAGCTGCCGACCCTCAGACCGTTGCAGCCAAGCTACCCAAGCGACGGCCCTTCTGGTTGACTCCCCAGGTCGGGCTCGTGCTCACTGGGCTAGTTGCTAGCGTTGCCGGGTTAAGCTTTGGCCTGTCGCTCCGACTGCGCGCTCCGGCCGCCCCCAATAGCTCCAGGCTAAACCCAGAGCAGGCTTTCCCACCCCTGCCCGACTGGGGCGGAGACGATCCGGTCGCAGAATTTGACACGCCCTATTTGCCCGACGACTCGGTTCGCCGAGAGCGGCCCAACGATACCCCCCGCAGAGAATTACCCGCCACAGAACCCATTGAAAGACCGATTGAGCGAGCTCCAGCTCGCAGGGTAGCCCCACCCCCCGTACAGGAAGACTATGCTGAGCCTCCTGACCAGTGGGAGAGTAGCCCCGGCAGCGAAGATGCGATCGCAGACCCGTTCACCCCAGCAGCCGAACCCCCCAGCATGGCTGACCCCCTACCGCCAGTTATTCAGCCATCCGAGCTGCCTCCGACCAGAGATGTGCCAATTCCAGCTGCACCGCCAGCCCCACTATTAGCACCGAATTCTCCAGCGATCGAAAAAAGCCCTCCCAGCGATCCGGCTCCCAGCTTCTCTCGTAGTGCTGGCTCTGCCGTAGCAGCCCCTGCCCCCATCAGCAGTCCCTAAATTCTCAGCTTGACTGCCTCTGCCGAAAGGCACTGGACAGGAGCGCTATAATTCTCTCAAGATAGGTCTATTAAGCTTTTTTTATGAGCAACCCGATGTTACATGCTTTTTTCATCGGTCGAGCCCTGGCAGAAGCGACTGGCGACCAGGTAGAACGACTGATGACCAATGCCCTGAGTTCTCTGGGTAAGTTTGATGCAGAACAGCGGGAGAATCTGCGCCAGTTTACCGAAGAGGTTATGGCCCGGGCCCAGCAAGCAGAGGCGACAGCAGCGCAAGAAACTGTAGGTGCGCCGACGACCGTTGTTGGAGATGGGCAAGCCCAAGATTTGCAGCAG
The window above is part of the Pseudanabaena sp. FACHB-2040 genome. Proteins encoded here:
- a CDS encoding CBS domain-containing protein; this translates as MDLVLCHTTADFDTLGAAVGVTRLLPGSRIVLAGGAHPTVQTFLALHRDEYSLIERRAVDLGQVRSLTVVDAQDRDRLGPVADWIDWAEQQEIPITLYDHHTQATGDIRADHRLVEPVGAATTLVVEQLQSKNLGLSVTEATVMALGIHVDTGSLSFEQATARDALALAWLMAQGASQSAIAEFVEPGLSPTLQALLTEAMESLTIETPRGFRLASVLLSLENHVPGLSGLTERLMSLCDSDCFLLGAYYPLKAEEDKARAKLVLIGRVRGRAAASAKGHGINFNQIFQPLGGGGHPTAAAVTLTTPDPREVMGQAMAQVRSQVPQPPSARELMSSPVRTIRPSTTIQEAQRILLRYGHSGLSVVNAEAELVGIISRRDIDLALHHGFSHAPVKGYMTTSPKTIQPTTSLPQIEQLMVTYDIGRLPVLEGENLVGIVTRTDVLRQLHQEQQEAYTDEDEAANCPPSPTRLLSPEILAERLRQALKPDLWDILQEMAEAAQTKGWHLYLVGGAVRDLLLTPAPQSVELKDLDLVVDGYYQTAQVGAGVALAESIKASHPEVELQIYGRFQTAALVWHKDSPGDLAALMIDVATARTEFYPYPAANPEVEASSIRQDLYRRDFTINAMAIRLTTPGTGTLLDFFGGLLDLRQERVRVLHANSFIEDPTRIYRAVRFAVRLGFALDPQTESRIQHALESGIYTQMQRQVARVPALQARLRNELEYILEADYWQPALHWLERLGALQCLHPDLVMDSRLWHQLRRLTRWIEHFDLELQMRPWELRLQLLLAAVPPSDRRAVAEHLQLPLASQQRLDTLENQEQAWLQSLSTRLPPSQIVRQLQAADLEMLLLVSARHSRPLGQLIWRYLTQWSKVKPLLNGNHLKALGYRPGPQFREILETLLDATLDQQIQTRAEAEAFLASRYPLG
- a CDS encoding DUF6825 family protein, translated to MSNPMLHAFFIGRALAEATGDQVERLMTNALSSLGKFDAEQRENLRQFTEEVMARAQQAEATAAQETVGAPTTVVGDGQAQDLQQTIDLLRAEIAQVRVALQQYRASL